The DNA segment aataaataaagttggTCCGAGTGGAAATGTGTTCTCATAACCTTTTACGTGGTATAAAAAAAACAGAGGAGGTTATATCCTGCATCGACCGAGGCGGCCGTCTGCGGCATAGAGGAGGggagaagggagagagagagagagagagagagagaagagggaagaGAGAATGGCACTCGAGCTCCTCCTCCTGATCTCCACGGCCGTAATAGCCGTCATAATCTTCTTCGCCTTTAGGAGCAACGGGAATGGAGACGGCAAGGCGTATACACTGCCACCGGGCAAGATGGGTCTGCCTCTCATCGGCCAGACCATTGCTTTCATGCAGCCTCATTCCTCCGCCTCCTTGGGAGACTTCATGGACCGAAGCGTGGCCAAGTTTGTTACGTGATTCTACCGATTCGATACAAGCCATGGCCACCATACTCGGTTATTTATGGATTGCCACTTTGGTATTCTTGGTTGCAGGTACGGGAAGATCTTTAGGATGAACTTGTTGGGGAAGCCGACGATCGTGTCGACCGACCCGGACTTCAATCGGCTCATCCTGCAGAGCGAGGGGCGGCTGTTCGAGAACAGCTGCCCCACCAGCATTGCCGAGATCATGGGAAGGTGGTCGATGCTGGCGCTGGTGGGGGACATCCACCGGGAGTTGAGATCCATCGCCGTCAACTTCATGAGCAACGTGAAGCTCCGGACATACTTCCTGGGAGACATCGAGCGTCAGGCCGTGAAGATTCTCGACTCGTGGACGGAGAACGCCACCTTCTCCGCCCAAGAGGCGGCGAAGAAGGTTTGGATCCAGATTTAATTTGTTTAGACAGAGTCGAGCGGGTTTTCGTTTTGGTTCTGGCTGCATTTGACACCGATGCGGGGGCGGCGCCTGCAGTTTGCCTTCGGCCTGATGGTGAAGCATCTGATGAGCATGGACGAGAGCATGCCGGAGACGGAGCAGCTGAGGAGAGAGTATCACACCTTCATGAAGGGAATGGCATCCATCCCTCTCAACTTACCGGGCACCGCCTACAGAAAAGCCTTGCAGGTCTGCTTACATTTTACTTCTTCGTTTCGCCTCTATGTACATTTTCTACTGGCTTTCCAAGGTTGCCTCTCTCGTCTTGGTGCTTATAGAACCAGACAGTACGGCCGTCCCTATACATGGAGTAGTCGCGGGAGGTTTTTATAGTAGGAAAGAAAAGGGAGGTCGAGCAAGCAAATGCCTGAAGGAGGCATCTTTGGTAAAGCATGCCTCTCTTTGGTGGTCGAGTCATTAGCTATATGGCTCTCAAACTATGCTTTGGCCATCTGTAGGTCCCCATTTTGCATTCGTGTAGGAGTGAAAACCGGAAAGCTCATGTGTTAGCTTCTGTTGGCAGAACCGTTCTACCGTTCTCTTCCCGCAGCTCATCCCACTCTCCCTTGTTAGGTTCTTTTGATATCAATGACTGGTTTCTTTCTTTCAAAAACAAAAGGTGGCCTTGTCCGAAGCAAGAGAAATTTCATCTCATTTAACAGAGGCTTTTCATATTACATGCACATTTCTTCTTTCTAAATGTAAAACACAAGCGAGCTGTACATTTGGTCCCTCGATGTCCTCAGCATCCATCGATGCAGGGCCTGTGCTTGTATGTGGTTTCTGAATCGTGGTTTGACCCTCCCTTTTCTTCTCGATAGTCAAGGGCCGTCATCCTCACGATCATGGGGCAGAAGCTGGACGAAAGGATCACTAAGATCCGCGAGAAATGTGAGGGGCTTGAAGAGGATGACCTCCTGGCATCGGTGTCGACGCATCCAACTCTCACCAGAGAACAGATCCTTGACCTGATACTCAGCATGCTCTTCGCCGGCCACGAAACATCCTCCGGTGCCATCTCTCTTGCCATCTATTTTCTGCAGGCCTGTCCTAAAGCGGTTCGACAACTGCGGGTGAGCCCAGCGAGACTCTTCTTCTATAATAGCATATATGTTTCATCTGTTTTCTGCTCCAGTAACAACGACAAGCTTCTCAGGAGGAGCACGCTGAGATCGCGAGGCTGAAGAAGGAACGAGGGGAGACCGCACTGACCTGGGATGACTACAAGAAGATGGAGTTCACGCATGCTGTAAGTTCTCTTTTGTGCCACTACTCCAAGCCGGTAACAAAGTAACAAAGGGAAAAACACGTCTCCCTCAGGTCATCAATGAGACGCTAAGGCTAGGCAACATCGTCCACTTCCTGCACCGGAAAGCCATCAAAGATGTCCAGTACAAAGGTAAGATGCAAATAATTACTGTTATTGTTATCACAGTAAATGAGACCAAGTTGCGCAAGAGAAGCTCATCAAAGATGTCACTTTTCACTTGGCAACGATGCAGGTTACGATATTCCATGTGGGTGGGAAGTGGTTCCTATAATCTCAGCAGCACATCTGGATCCGTCGATCTACGATGAACCACAGTGTTACAACCCATGGAGATGGAAGGTCAGCAATTCGATAGATATACATGCGTTTGCACACACAGCAGGAACATAGTTTGTCGTGGCAATGCACCAGATAGCTTGATTTCCAACCAGCGTTCAGGGCTTGTGTATTTGTCTCGCATGCAGGCTATCCTTGCGACCGTGACGAAGAACAGCAACGTGATGTCGTTCAGCGGCGGCCCGCGACTCTGCCCTGGAGCAGAGCTTGCAAAGCTAGAGATGGccgtcttcctccaccaccttgtCCTCAAGTACGACTGGGAGCTGGCCGAGCGTGACTTCCCCGTCTCCTTTCCTTTCCTCGGCTTCCCCAAGGGCTTGCCCATTAAGGTTAGGCGCTTCGGTGGTAACCAAGTGGCTTAAGATCATTATGGAGACAGATGCGGATCATAGCATTTGTGAATCGATAACGTTTCCGATTGCTGCGCTGGTAATCGGAAGCATGCGTATCTTAATGGTTCTGCTGTGACAAGCCAAAGACTTGCTCCACCGGAAATCTACAATGTATCCTTTACTTATGAGCATCTCTATGTTTCTTCGGACCAGCTTCTTGTTGATTTTTGTTTGTGGCATCAAAAACGGGATCGACCACTAAAACACAATCTCCGGAAGGGTTCGCACGTCAGGCTTTGATAAAATATTAATGAGATCAAAGGGTTCGCATTGCAGGTCAGGCTTGCTCCTCATGTGAGTGGGTTGGCATGCAGGGCAGGTCATGGATCTGATACCGTCGTTGAAAGGACCTGACACGAGATACACGCGATAGGGTAGGAGCGCGACACTGGCATCGACGACCGAGTCCGGTGAACCTTTTCATACGTCCCATCCCCTTCGCTCCGGGCACATATATAGTTAATTGGATTCATCTTTGCTTGCGTAGTAGGTATCTCTATCTTCCCCATCGGGTCGGAACCCTCCAAGAAATGTGCACATGATtcgaaagaagaaggaaaaagaa comes from the Musa acuminata AAA Group cultivar baxijiao chromosome BXJ2-8, Cavendish_Baxijiao_AAA, whole genome shotgun sequence genome and includes:
- the LOC135619929 gene encoding cholesterol 22-hydroxylase CYP90B27-like yields the protein MALELLLLISTAVIAVIIFFAFRSNGNGDGKAYTLPPGKMGLPLIGQTIAFMQPHSSASLGDFMDRSVAKYGKIFRMNLLGKPTIVSTDPDFNRLILQSEGRLFENSCPTSIAEIMGRWSMLALVGDIHRELRSIAVNFMSNVKLRTYFLGDIERQAVKILDSWTENATFSAQEAAKKFAFGLMVKHLMSMDESMPETEQLRREYHTFMKGMASIPLNLPGTAYRKALQSRAVILTIMGQKLDERITKIREKCEGLEEDDLLASVSTHPTLTREQILDLILSMLFAGHETSSGAISLAIYFLQACPKAVRQLREEHAEIARLKKERGETALTWDDYKKMEFTHAVINETLRLGNIVHFLHRKAIKDVQYKGYDIPCGWEVVPIISAAHLDPSIYDEPQCYNPWRWKAILATVTKNSNVMSFSGGPRLCPGAELAKLEMAVFLHHLVLKYDWELAERDFPVSFPFLGFPKGLPIKVRRFGGNQVA